The genomic window CAGCCGTAGCAACGTTGACCTACGCCTATGCGCAGTCCACCGCCGTGGTAGGTCCCCTGGCCACCAGCAGTGACCCGCATAGCTGGGACCTTTGTGAACACCACGCATCCAAGATCACGGCGCCGCTGGGCTGGGAATTGCTGCGCGTTGATGCCCTGGAAGAAGACGACGAAGACCTCACGGCTCTCGCTGAGGCAGTGCGTCAAGCGGGGCGGTCGAGCATTGAGCAGCCAACGTTGGGGCAAAGCGAACACGTCGGCCAAAACCACCCTGTGCATAAAGCACGGAGAAAGGCGACGCGACGCGCACACCTCCAGGTGGTTCACGACGCTGATAAGCAGCAATAATCGTCTGTAGCTACAGCCTCACACCTGCGGGGGAGTAGGGTATTTCGGGTAACTTCAGGCAAGCGCTCACCTGGCGCGCGCCGATGAGAGTCCGAAAGGAAACCCATGCGTTCTCGAGAAGCAGTGAGCAACGTTATTAAGGCATACGACGTCCGTGGCGTCGTCGGTGAGGATATCGACGCGGATTTCATCCGTGACGTCGGTGCCGCCTTCGGACGACTCATGCGCAATGAAAGTGCCGAGCAGGTCGTGATCGGGCATGACATGCGCCCCTCCTCACCCGAGCTGGCACGGGCATTCGCCGAAGGCGTGACAAGCCAGGGCGTCAACGCCGTCATGATCGGCCTGAGTTCAACAGACCAGCTGTACTTCGCATCCGGCGAGCTGGATTGCCCCGGTGCCATGTTCACCGCCTCCCACAACCCTGCTGAATACAACGGCATCAAGCTCTGCCGCTCAGGTGCGCGTCCCGTGGGCCAAGCAACCGGGCTCGCAGACATCATCGACATGTTGGTTGAGGGAGTACCTGCCTACGAAGGGGAAGCGGGCGCCATCAGTGAAAGAGCAACCCTCGAAGCTTACGGGCAGTACCTGCGCAATCTGGTTGATCTGAGCAGTATCCGCCACCTCAAAGTTGCCGTGGATGCCGCCAACGGCATGGCAGGTTACACGGTGCCGGAAGTGTTCAAAGGGCTGAACCTCGACATTGAAGACCTCTACTTCGAACTCGATGGCACCTTCCCCAACCACGAGGCCAACCCTCTCGATCCCAAGAACCTGGTGGATCTCCAAGCCTTCACCCCAGAGGTGGGCGCAGACATCGGCTTGGCCTTCGACGGTGATGCAGACCGTTGCTTCGTGGTAGACGAACTCGGCCAACCCGTGAGCCCGTCAGCTATCTGTGCGATCGTTGCGCAGCGTTATCTTGAGCGCAAGCCTGGCTCTACGATCATCCACAACTTGATCACCTCCAAAACCGTGCCGGATATCATTCGTGAACACGGTGGCACCCCGGTGCGCACCCGAGTTGGGCACTCCTTTATCAAGGCTCAAATGGCGGAGCACGGTGCGGTATTCGGTGGTGAGCACTCAGCTCACTACTATTTCCAGGAGTTCTTCAACGCCGATTCCGGCATCCTCGCGGCCATGCACGTGCTTGCCGCGCTGGGCGGCCAGGACAAGCCTCTGTCTGAACTCATGGCGGAATACACCCGTTACGCAGCCTCCGGTGAAATTAACTCCAAGCTCGATTCCGCCGAGGCGCAAGCAGAACGCGCCCAAGCGGTGCTTGACGCTTTTGCCGATCGTGCTGAAAGCGTCGATGAGCTCGACGGTTTTACCGTGGAGCTGAAGGGCACTCCAGCATGGTTCAACGTGCGCGCATCGAACACCGAGCCGCTCCTGCGCCTCAATGTTGAGGCTCCCACCCAAGACGAAGTGGATGCTCTGGTGAGCGAGATCCTCGCGATCATCCGCGCCTAAGCGAGACAATATGGCAGTAAGTATCGATCACGCTCAAGCGTATTTTGATATCGCGCACGAAGGCGCACAAATTCGTGCTGTTGCCGATGCGCTGCCCTGGGATCAGCTTCCGATTGAACGCCCTCGAAGCATTGTGGTGCTCGCGGGCGATGAGCTCTGCCTGCATGCGGCTCGGGCTGCGGTGAACATCAGCGCCCCTTGGTCAGCACCTGTCACTATTTGCCGCGAGCTGCCGAGCTACGTAGGACCCCTCGATGTTGTGATTCTGTTGAGCGAACGCGGATCGCACGACGCTCTCGCGCAGGCGGCTAGCGTGTGCCACGCTCGATCGGTGCTCAGCATCGCTGCAGTGGGCGAGGGGCCCCTGGTGCGTGACTTGCCGGCGAGTACCCACATCATTCCGATGCTGCCAATGCACGAGGGGCCTTCGCCCCTACGCGCGGTAGCTACCGTGCTCGCTGTGTTGTTTCGTGGTGCCAGGACTGCCGAATCCGTGCCCAAGCGGCTGCTTTCGCTGGCGGATCGGGTAGACGAGGAGCTCATCCGCTGCGCTCCCGATCACGAGGAACTCAATCCCGCCAAAGACATTGCCCAGCGATCAGGCACCCCGCTGCATGTAGCTGCGGATGCGGAATCGAAGGATCTGGTAGCGCTGGTGGCTTACCTTTGGACACAAGCGGGCAGGGCCAGCGCCCATCTCGATGCAGCGTTGCTCGGGCTATTCCAGCAACGGCAGCCTCCGGTTGATCCTTTTTACGATCCAATTGAGCAAGGTCCCGCACCTATTCCGGCGGCCGTGATTCGTTGGAGTGTGGGGGAGTTGGCTCACGCCGAGGGTGATTACGCCACGGCTTTGTGCGCCCTCATCGCGCGAGGCTTCGCGGCTACGATGTACACAATGACTTAAGTGTCGAGCACTTAAATTTTTTAAAAGATTTTGGAAAGGTTGTTCAAGTCCATGCAGAAGCTGATTCCGAGTGCCCAAGCATATTCTTGGGGCTCAAGGACGCTCATCCAGCAGCTTCGTGGTGAGCAACCATCTAACACCCCGCTTGCTGAGCTCTGGTATGGGGCGCATCCAGCAGCGCCGTCGAGCGTCGATGGTGAAGCCCTCACGGAGGTGATCGCCAAGAACCCAGTGCGTGAACTCGGGGGAAGCGTTGTGGAGCAATATTCGGAGCGCCTTCCGTTCCTGCTCAAACTTCTCGCCGCAGAACAGCCACTATCACTGCAAGCGCATCCGTCGTTGGAGCAAGCGCGGGAAGGCTTCGCGCGCGAGAACGACGAGGGAATCGCCCTCGATGCGCGAGAACGTAATTATCGCGATGATAATCACAAGCCTGAGCTGATGGTCGCGATAACCGAGTTTCATGCGATGGCCGGTTTTCGCCCTCTTGAGCGCACCCGCGCCTTATTCCGGGCCCTCGACTGCCCAGAGCTTGAGCACTACGCGAATCTGATTCCGGAGCATCTAGAGGGCACAAAGGGCGCGGAGGAGGGGGATCTTCGCGCGCTCTTTACTACTTGGATCACAATCCCAAGCACAGCTCGCACCACCTTGATTGAGGCAGTAGTGGCTGCTGCAAAGCGCGTCCAAGAAAGCGTGGAGCCTTGGATGCAGCAGGTGCTGCGCCAGGTGATCGATCTCCAGGATCGTCACCCCGGTGACATTGGAGTACTTGGTGCACTGTTGCTGAATCACATTGCGCTGCAGCCAGGAGAAGCGATTTACCTCGATGCTGGCAATCTCCACGCGTACGTGTCGGGGCTTGGCGTGGAAATCATGGCGAACTCGGACAATGTCCTGCGCGGTGGTCTCACCCCGAAGTATGTGGATATACCGGAACTGGTTCATGTGTTGCGCTTTTCAACGCTCGAGGATCCCGTGGTGCAGCCACAGAACGGTGTGTATCAAGTACCCGCCCGCGAGTTCTCTCTCCGTACCCTTGATGTGCAGGGCGAAGTGCGCGTAGAACATGCGGGACCAGCGATTGTGCTGTGTACCGAGGGATCGATACATGCCGGTGTAGAAACGCTGAACCCGACCGAAGCGCTGTGGATTTCTGCGGATGACCCGGCGATTGAGGTTCACGGTGAGGGCAAGCTCTTCATCGCTTCGGTCGGCGCGGTTTAGCCCGTCAGACCCATTGCCTGAGCCCAGGAATTCCAGGAGTCCAAAATCCCTTCGGGCGGTGTCGAGGGTTTTTCGGTCAGATCCAACTCCACGCTCGGTGCTTCTGAGATCAGCGGTACCTCAGACTCAGGGACGGGGGCGCTGGGGGTGGTTGTTTCAGTCGTTGTGGGCGTGGTGGTGCTCTCCGGAGCCACTGGCTCCTCCGGGATGAAAGCATTCGGAGGCAGAAGTGGGTCGTCCTGACGCATCACTCCCGCCGAGTGATCCGTGATCACTGGTTCCACGTCGGCAGAGCTCACCACGGTTGGCGTAGCTCGTGTGCTCGATGTACTTGGCACTGTTTTGCTTGTCGACGAAGCGGTCGAGATTCCCGCCGTGGCCTTGGGTTTCGAGCTGCTCCACGCGGGGTCGAGTTTCCACACCCCAACGCCAACCCCCGCCGCCAACAAGGCACCCGCGCCGAACGCGCCAATCACGGTGCGCGTGGTGTGCTTCATGGTGGTGCCACTTTTCGTATAAAGGTTTGATAACGATTTGATCACAGAGGTTATCACGGTTCGGAGTACCTGCAAAGCGATCATTTCTGCATGCGAGCAGCGCAATGCAGTATGAATGGAAGGTAGTGGCGCGCTGAGGCGTCGAAAAGTTGGAAAAGGTGATGAATGTGAGCGGATGGGAAGACGCAATCTTCGGAATCGATAACAATATTGATCTGCTCGACGAGCTGGCAGATCTTGATGCAAGCAGCATCGTTGCAGAGGTCAGCGATTTGGTCACTATCGCGACAAAACAAGGCGCCGAAGGTGATGAGCAGGACAACGCCCTGCTGGCCGCCACCTTGCTTGCAATTTGGGCCGGTGCTCCTTTTAGCGACAGTGAACTGGCTCAGGACTATCCATTTATTCTGAGCCTGCGCGGCAAAGGTGATGAAGACACTCGCGAGGCTGCCGCTGCGCTGCTTGAAGCCGTTGAAAGCGACGAAGACCTCGACCCCTACATTGAAGCTCTAAGCTAGTAGCTGTTTGCAACACTCCCTCAGGAATACGAGTAAGGAATTTCACGCGCCCATGACTGACTACCGCATCCGCGATATCAACCTGGCAGAGGCAGGACGCCACCAAATCCGACTAGCCGAGCACGAGATGCCAGGGTTGATGGAACTGCGCAAGATGTACGCCCAGGAACAACCCCTCAAGGGCGCGCGAATCGCTGGCTCCATTCACATGACCGTGCAGACTGCGGTGCTCATTGAGACCCTGGTGGCGCTCGGTGCTGAGGTTCGCTGGACGTCCTGCAACATCTTTTCTACCCAAGACGAAGCCGCTGCTGCCGTGGTGGTGGGCAAAGGTACCCCGGAGAATCCCCAGGGCGTGCCGGTGTTCGCATGGAAGGGAGAAACCCTGGAGGAGTACTGGGATTGTGTCAACGAGATTTTCTCTTGGGGTGATCAACTGCCCAACATGATCCTCGATGACGGGGGCGATGCCACCATGGCCGTGATTAAAGGCCGCGAATTTGAGCAGGCAGGCGTGGTGCCGCCAGATGATGAGCACGATTCAGATGAGGCAAAAGCGTTCAAAGCAATGCTTCGCCGCGTGCTTGAAGCTGAGCCCGGCAAGTGGGGCAAGATCGCGGAGTCCGTCAAGGGCGTGACCGAGGAAACCACCACCGGCGTGCACCGCCTCTACCACTTCGCTGAAGCTGGCGAACTGCCTTTCCCCGCGATGAACGTCAATGACGCGGTGACAAAGTCCAAGTTCGACAACAAGTATGGCACCCGCCACTCGCTTCTCGACGGCATCAACCGCGCCACTGATGCCCTCATGGGCGGCAAGAGCGTGCTCATTTGTGGCTACGGAGACGTCGGTAAGGGCTGCGCCGAAGCCATGGACGGCCAAGGCGCACGCGTGAAAGTGACCGAGGCTGATCCGATTAACGCGCTGCAGGCACTGATGGACGGTTTCCCCGTGGTGCACGTGAATGACGCCATCGCGGACGCTGACATTGTCATTACCGCCACCGGTAACCGTGACATCATCTCCTTCGAGCAAATGCTGAAGATGAAAGATCACGCGATCCTGGGCAACATTGGGCACTTCGACAATGAGATCGACATGGCTTCACTCATGCACCGCGATGATGTACAGCGTGTGACCATCAAGCCGCAGGTAGACGAATTCACGTTGCCGAATGGACGAAGCATCATCGTCTTGTCAGAAGGGCGCCTGCTGAACTTGGGCAACGCCACCGGGCATCCAAGCTTCGTCATGTCCACCTCATTCGCTGACCAGACCTTGGCCCAAATCGAGCTTTTCAATAACGACGGCACTTACACCAACGAGGTGTACCGCCTGCCCAAGGTGCTCGATGAGCTGGTGGCGCGCATCCACGTTGAAGCGCTCGGCGGTACCATCACCGAGCTAAGCAAGGAACAAGCGGAATACATTGGCGTGGATGTTGCAGGCCCCTACAAGCCGGAGCACTACCGCTACTAATGATCGTCGCGATTGAAGGCATCGACGGCGCGGGGAAGAATACTCTTGTCCGCGCCCTGCAACAGGAAATCCGCGCCGACTACCTGGCGTTTCCTCGCTACGAAGATTCAGTTCACGCCAAGCTAGCCCAAGAAGCCTTGTACGGGCGCATGGGGGATCTGAGCGAATCCATTTACGGCATGGCCACACTGTTCGCGCTGGATCGACGCGGGGCAGCGGAACGCTTGCGTGCGGCTTCTGTCAGCGAAGAGGTGCTCTTATTGGATCGGTATGTTGCCTCCAATGCCGCCTATTCCTCAGCGAGGGCGCATGACGAAGCCCTTGCCGGTTGGGTGGCGGATTTGGAGTTTGAGCAATTCGCGCTGCCACGGCCGACGTTGCAAGTGTTGCTGGATACCGACGTGGAACTAGCGGCCCAGCGCGCTGCACACCGGGAGACGCAGGAAGCACACCGCACCCGTGATCAATACGAGTCAGACGCCGGGTTGCAAGCTAGAACTGCTGCGGCATACCGGGAGCTCGCGAAACAACAGTGGGCATCACCTTGGGTAGTTGTTTCGACCGATGCAGATGTTCGTACCGTGGCAGCCGACATTGTGCGCCGCCTACGCACGCTCGCCGAGTGCCAGAATTGACGGTATTGGACCTGGAACTTGGCGGTGAGGTCCGCGAGCATAGGGATCGTCGTCGCGAGAAAAATCTTGTGCCCAGACTGTTTCTTCTTCGCCCCCTCGCGGTAGGCTGAAGAAGATTTGAGCAACGCAGTAGTCAAGAAAGGGTGGCCTTTATCGCCATGCCGCACAAAATTCTCGTGGTAGACGACGATCCTGGCATCTCCGAGATGCTCACCTTGGTCCTTGAAGCCGAGGGGTATCAAACCGTCACAGTGTCCGATGGAGCCGAGGCAGTGCCGGTATTCCAGCGGGAGCAACCCGACCTTGTGCTTCTAGATTTGATGCTGCCAGGCATGAACGGCATTGACATTTGCCGCCTGATCCGCCGCGAATCTTCCGTGCCTATTGTCATGCTCACAGCGAAAACCGACACGGTTGATGTGGTGCTCGGTTTGGAATCGGGTGCGGACGACTATATCTCCAAGCCCTTCAAGCATAAAGAACTCATTGCTCGCATGCGCGCACGCCTGCGCCGAAGCGAAGATGAACACCACGACGTGCTGGAGGCCGGGGACTTGCGCATCGACGTGCCGGGCCACGAAGTTACCCGCAACGGTGAGGAAATTCAGCTCACTCCTTTGGAGTTCCAACTCCTGGTGGAATTGGCTTCGAAGCCCGGCCAGGTGTTTAGCCGCGAAGAATTGCTGCAAAAGGTGTGGGGCTATCGAAACCCCGCCGATACCCGCTTGGTCAATGTGCACGTGCAGCGCCTGCGCTCAAAGATCGAACGCGATCCGGATAATCCGCAGATCGTGCTGACTATTCGTGGAGTTGGCTACAAGATTGGCTAAACGTAGCTTGGGACTCGGCCGCAAATATCATCGTTTGCGGTTTTTGCTCATTGAGCGCTGGCAAACAAGTGTCCAGTACAGGGTGCTTGGAACCATCATTGTTGCATCGGCGATCGTGCTGCTGGTGCTGGCAATGTTTGTGACCAACTTTCTGGTTGGTCGTTTTATGGCGGCAAAGGAAGAGATTGCTAGCCAAGAGATTGAACGCGCGCGCGTCGCTGTTGAAGAACAGATTGCTGCGACGGGTGCATCCAGCCCGCTTGATGTTCGTTTGAAAACAGCCAGGGCCGCGATTGTCAGTAGAGCTGCAGAGGATCAAGAACAAGCGGTATACGAGCCGGTCATTCTGGTAACAGAACCCGATGGCAGCGTGATTACGGCACCCGAGAATTATCGAATTCCGGATCGCTTGAGGGACTTCGTTTCGCAGGGGCAGGTGGCTTCGCAATTTGCCACGATCCAGCGCGCAGACGGGTCGAGCTATAAGGCGCTGATGATCGGGACACCCACCGACGCAGAAGTTCCCGGTTTGCAGGTGTACCTGGTGATGTCAATGGAAAGCGATGAGGCGACGCTGGCCATGCTTCGGGGTGCTTTCGCTGGTGCTGCAATTTTGCTCATCGTGCTATTCGTCATCATTGTTTGGGTGGCGATGAACCAGCTCATCGTTCCGGTGCGTTCCGCCAGTCGCATTGCGGCGCGCTTCGCCGACGGCCATTTGCGTGAGCGCATGGTGGTTGAGGGCCGTGATGAGATTGCGCGCTTGGCCATCAGCTTTAATTCCATGGCCGATTCGCTGTCGAAAAAGATCCAGCAGTTGGAGGAGTACGGCAATTTCCAACGGCAATTTACTTCGGACGTGTCTCATGAGCTTCGCACTCCGCTCACGACCGTGCGCTTGGCCGCCGATATGATCAACGCGGACAATGAAGACTTCGCTCCGCACACTAAGCGTGCCTCGCAGTTGCTGGTCCAGCAGTTGGATCTCTTTGAAGATCTGCTGAACGATTTGCTGGAAATTTCGCGTTACGATGCCGGGGCTACCGAGCTTTCGGCAACTCAGATGGACGTTCGCGATAGTATCCATGCGGCTTGGGATCAGGTGCGAGCGCTGGCGAAGGAACTGGATGTGAAGGTGACTTTCGTTCCCGAGGATGAACCCCTGCCAATGGTGGGCGATGCTCGTCGTATTGAGCGCATATTGCGGAACCTTTTTGCCAACGCCGTGGATCACTCGGAAGGCAATCCTGTTGAAATCCGTGCTGCGATGAGCGCCGATGCGGTGGCAGTCACGGTGACGGACCACGGTGTGGGGCTGAAGCCGGAGCAAGAGGAATTGGTGTTCGAACGCTTCTGGCGTGCAGATCCTTCCCGCGAGCGCCATTCGGGCGGCACCGGTTTGGGTCTTGCTATCGCCCAGGAGGATGCGCATCTGCACGGCGGAGAAATTCAGGCGAAAGGCAATCTGGGCGTGGGGTCTACTTTCCGCGTGGTGCTGCCTCGTACCCCGGGTGCCAAAATTGAAGAGATTCCGCTGCCGCTTGCTGCCCCGGAGTCCAAGATCGATGGAGGTCAGGAATGACCAAGGTGCAAAAACTTCTGCTTAGTGGGTTGTGCGTGCTCACGTTGACGTCCTGCATTTCGGTACCGGGGGAGAGCGATCCTCAGGCCATTCGCAGTTTTGAAGGAGAGCAGCCGAGCATCTTGCAGGAACCGAAGGAGGATCAGGACCCAGACCTGTTGCTTCGCGATTTTTATACAGCAAATGCACTTCCTGATCAGCAGTATCAACCTGCGCGCAACTACTTGGCCAAAGAGAAGGCCGAGTCCTGGTCTCCCCGTCCAGAGATTTTGGTGCTAGATAGAATCGACGTGAATTCCGCAACCCTGGGTGAAGATGAGCCCGGCCGTGGCTATGAGGTTAGTGGCACGCTCGTCGGTGAGGTGAGCAAGTCTGGGGCGTATCAGCCACGCCAGGAGCCCTACAAGGCGAAAGTGCGCATGGTGTCGGTGGACGGGCAGTGGCGCATCGCCGATTTGCCGGACCAAATTGTGGTGGAGCGAAATGAGTTCCGCAATCACTACAGCATGCGCAACGTGTACTTTTTTGATCCTACGGGCAGCCGCTTGGTGGCCGATCAGCGCTGGATCTATAACCGTGCGGGTTCATTAGATTCGGCTCTGCTTTCTTTGCTTATCGACGGCCCCTCGCAGTGGTTAGCTCCTGGTGTCATGGACGAGCTGCCTCAACAGGCCACCTTCGCCGGCCGTCAAGAGGGTGTCTACGCTTTCACAGGCTTAACAAATCTCGATTCCGATGCGATGAAGCGCTTAGCGGCTTGCATCGTGTGGACCTTGGGAATGGCAGACATCGGCGGGCCATACCACTTGAGTTTTGACGGCAACCCGGTGCGCGCTCGCGAAACCGAGGACATGGACCTCACCGTGGACAATTTCGCCGAATACAACCCTCAAGCCACCGGCAATAGTTTCGATACCTCCTACGCTCTGGTTGGCGGGCAGCTCGTCAATATCTCCGATAATAAAGTGGTTCCCGTTCCACGGCCTATCGGCCAGTTGGTCAATGTTGAGTCCCTGAGCATCTCCGCTAAAACTGATGCGGTTGCTGCGGTGCGTAGCAGTGGTGAAGGTGAGCAGCGGGAGTCGGAACTGCTGATCGGTTCCATGAACACCGAAATGCAAAGCAAAATTAAGTCTAAGACGTTAAGTAAACCCACCTTTGAGCCCACGGCGTCATCGCTGTGGACGGTAGTGGACGGAAAAAAGATAGCCCGAATCTCACGCTCGAATGACAGTGGTGAAATCGTTCAAACAGAAGTTGATACCACGTCTCTGGGTGACCATGGAGACATTTCCATGCTGCAGCTATCGCATGCGGGGTCACGAGCGGCGTTGGTGATGGACGGCAAGGTCTACATCGGTGTGGTCTCTCGGCCCAATGTTGGCGAGCGAGAACTGGCCAACGTTATTGAGTTGATGCCCTCGCTTGAAGACGCCGTCATTTCCATTGACTGGCAATCCGACGGCACGTTGCTGGTGGGCACGTCGAATCCTGAAGCTCCGGTGTGGGTAGTGGCGCCCGACGGTTCCTCGGCGACTCCGTTACCGGGCGCGAACCTAGATGCCCCTGTGGTTTCGGTGACGTCGAATAGCACCACCATCTTTGCTACAGATGCCCGCGCCACAATGGAAATTCGAAGAGATCTTCAGGAAGCCACCTTCTGGCGTGAGGTTCCGGGCCTCGAGGGTGTTCGCGCACCCGTGGTGGTGCCCAACTAGAACATAGGAAATGCTGGGGAGCTTGTGATGAAACTGCAAAGTATTGCCCAAGGTTTCATTGAACTGATACTTCCCATCGAATGCGGCGGTTGCGGAGAGGCCGGCTCACGCCTGTGCCGAAAGTGCCGGCAGGTCTGGGAGGCACCGCCGCAAAGAGTGAGCACCCGCATTCAGCAGCACATCCCGGTGTATTCCCTGGGGGCGTATGGGGGAGCACGGGCCAAGACGATCCTCTCCATGAAAGAGCGGGGGCGTTTGGATCTTACTCAGCACGTGGGTGCTGTCTTGCGGGCGGCGATTGTGAACATGCAGTTCCACGGACACGTACCTGAAGCAATCGCGCTGGTGCCAGCGCCAACAACTAGGCGCAACGAACGCCTCCGTGGCGGTGATCCCGTGCACCTTGCGTGCGAGGCCAGCGGAATTCCTAGTGCACAGATTCTTCGAACGAGTGCCGCCGCGCGTGATTCGGCGGATTTGAGCGCGGCGGAGCGGAAAATGAATATTTCTGGTTCCATCGAATTGCTCGGGATGATCGATGGGCCAATCGTGCTTGTCGACGACGTCATCACCACAGGAGCTACACTTGCCGCCTCGGTTGCGGTATTGCAGAGCGCAGGAATGAATGTGGTCGCTGCGCTGGGCTTTTCTCATGCTTAGGCTCAAGGGGTGTGCGGTTGCCGTTGTGCATAGCCAAGATCGGGATTGGTTATCAGTGTTATGGCAACGCTCATAGCGAACAGAATTCTATGGCGAGGCAGACCATCACGCGGGTATTCTCAGAGGGGAAAGTTCACCCCGTCTCCGGGGAGGCTGCACGAGTGTTCCCGGGGCGGACGAGAGAGGGAGGTACGTGATTATGACCACGCCTGATGGCTCCAACGAAGTGTTGAGCCCGGACGTCAAGGTGTCAATCACCGGCCGCAACGTCGAGGTTCCGGAGCATTTCGCGGAACGAGTCAATAGCAAGCTGGCAAAGATCGCCCGCCTGGATCCAACCTTGACGTTCTTCCACGTCGAGCTCCAGCACGAGCCGAACCCGCGTCGTTCCGACAGCTCGGATCGCATCCAGATTACCGCCACCGGCAAGGGACACATCGCGCGCTCTGAGGCGAAGGAAGACAGCTTCTACGCCGCGCTGGAAACCGCGCTGTCTCGTATGGAGCG from Corynebacterium gerontici includes these protein-coding regions:
- a CDS encoding DUF3499 domain-containing protein, with amino-acid sequence MNHYRRCSRPGCGKPAVATLTYAYAQSTAVVGPLATSSDPHSWDLCEHHASKITAPLGWELLRVDALEEDDEDLTALAEAVRQAGRSSIEQPTLGQSEHVGQNHPVHKARRKATRRAHLQVVHDADKQQ
- a CDS encoding phosphomannomutase/phosphoglucomutase, giving the protein MRSREAVSNVIKAYDVRGVVGEDIDADFIRDVGAAFGRLMRNESAEQVVIGHDMRPSSPELARAFAEGVTSQGVNAVMIGLSSTDQLYFASGELDCPGAMFTASHNPAEYNGIKLCRSGARPVGQATGLADIIDMLVEGVPAYEGEAGAISERATLEAYGQYLRNLVDLSSIRHLKVAVDAANGMAGYTVPEVFKGLNLDIEDLYFELDGTFPNHEANPLDPKNLVDLQAFTPEVGADIGLAFDGDADRCFVVDELGQPVSPSAICAIVAQRYLERKPGSTIIHNLITSKTVPDIIREHGGTPVRTRVGHSFIKAQMAEHGAVFGGEHSAHYYFQEFFNADSGILAAMHVLAALGGQDKPLSELMAEYTRYAASGEINSKLDSAEAQAERAQAVLDAFADRAESVDELDGFTVELKGTPAWFNVRASNTEPLLRLNVEAPTQDEVDALVSEILAIIRA
- the manA gene encoding mannose-6-phosphate isomerase, class I, which produces MQKLIPSAQAYSWGSRTLIQQLRGEQPSNTPLAELWYGAHPAAPSSVDGEALTEVIAKNPVRELGGSVVEQYSERLPFLLKLLAAEQPLSLQAHPSLEQAREGFARENDEGIALDARERNYRDDNHKPELMVAITEFHAMAGFRPLERTRALFRALDCPELEHYANLIPEHLEGTKGAEEGDLRALFTTWITIPSTARTTLIEAVVAAAKRVQESVEPWMQQVLRQVIDLQDRHPGDIGVLGALLLNHIALQPGEAIYLDAGNLHAYVSGLGVEIMANSDNVLRGGLTPKYVDIPELVHVLRFSTLEDPVVQPQNGVYQVPAREFSLRTLDVQGEVRVEHAGPAIVLCTEGSIHAGVETLNPTEALWISADDPAIEVHGEGKLFIASVGAV
- a CDS encoding DUF4259 domain-containing protein — protein: MNVSGWEDAIFGIDNNIDLLDELADLDASSIVAEVSDLVTIATKQGAEGDEQDNALLAATLLAIWAGAPFSDSELAQDYPFILSLRGKGDEDTREAAAALLEAVESDEDLDPYIEALS
- the ahcY gene encoding adenosylhomocysteinase, encoding MTDYRIRDINLAEAGRHQIRLAEHEMPGLMELRKMYAQEQPLKGARIAGSIHMTVQTAVLIETLVALGAEVRWTSCNIFSTQDEAAAAVVVGKGTPENPQGVPVFAWKGETLEEYWDCVNEIFSWGDQLPNMILDDGGDATMAVIKGREFEQAGVVPPDDEHDSDEAKAFKAMLRRVLEAEPGKWGKIAESVKGVTEETTTGVHRLYHFAEAGELPFPAMNVNDAVTKSKFDNKYGTRHSLLDGINRATDALMGGKSVLICGYGDVGKGCAEAMDGQGARVKVTEADPINALQALMDGFPVVHVNDAIADADIVITATGNRDIISFEQMLKMKDHAILGNIGHFDNEIDMASLMHRDDVQRVTIKPQVDEFTLPNGRSIIVLSEGRLLNLGNATGHPSFVMSTSFADQTLAQIELFNNDGTYTNEVYRLPKVLDELVARIHVEALGGTITELSKEQAEYIGVDVAGPYKPEHYRY
- a CDS encoding dTMP kinase is translated as MIVAIEGIDGAGKNTLVRALQQEIRADYLAFPRYEDSVHAKLAQEALYGRMGDLSESIYGMATLFALDRRGAAERLRAASVSEEVLLLDRYVASNAAYSSARAHDEALAGWVADLEFEQFALPRPTLQVLLDTDVELAAQRAAHRETQEAHRTRDQYESDAGLQARTAAAYRELAKQQWASPWVVVSTDADVRTVAADIVRRLRTLAECQN
- the mtrA gene encoding MtrAB system response regulator MtrA, encoding MPHKILVVDDDPGISEMLTLVLEAEGYQTVTVSDGAEAVPVFQREQPDLVLLDLMLPGMNGIDICRLIRRESSVPIVMLTAKTDTVDVVLGLESGADDYISKPFKHKELIARMRARLRRSEDEHHDVLEAGDLRIDVPGHEVTRNGEEIQLTPLEFQLLVELASKPGQVFSREELLQKVWGYRNPADTRLVNVHVQRLRSKIERDPDNPQIVLTIRGVGYKIG
- the mtrB gene encoding MtrAB system histidine kinase MtrB, which codes for MRFLLIERWQTSVQYRVLGTIIVASAIVLLVLAMFVTNFLVGRFMAAKEEIASQEIERARVAVEEQIAATGASSPLDVRLKTARAAIVSRAAEDQEQAVYEPVILVTEPDGSVITAPENYRIPDRLRDFVSQGQVASQFATIQRADGSSYKALMIGTPTDAEVPGLQVYLVMSMESDEATLAMLRGAFAGAAILLIVLFVIIVWVAMNQLIVPVRSASRIAARFADGHLRERMVVEGRDEIARLAISFNSMADSLSKKIQQLEEYGNFQRQFTSDVSHELRTPLTTVRLAADMINADNEDFAPHTKRASQLLVQQLDLFEDLLNDLLEISRYDAGATELSATQMDVRDSIHAAWDQVRALAKELDVKVTFVPEDEPLPMVGDARRIERILRNLFANAVDHSEGNPVEIRAAMSADAVAVTVTDHGVGLKPEQEELVFERFWRADPSRERHSGGTGLGLAIAQEDAHLHGGEIQAKGNLGVGSTFRVVLPRTPGAKIEEIPLPLAAPESKIDGGQE
- the lpqB gene encoding MtrAB system accessory lipoprotein LpqB; translation: MTKVQKLLLSGLCVLTLTSCISVPGESDPQAIRSFEGEQPSILQEPKEDQDPDLLLRDFYTANALPDQQYQPARNYLAKEKAESWSPRPEILVLDRIDVNSATLGEDEPGRGYEVSGTLVGEVSKSGAYQPRQEPYKAKVRMVSVDGQWRIADLPDQIVVERNEFRNHYSMRNVYFFDPTGSRLVADQRWIYNRAGSLDSALLSLLIDGPSQWLAPGVMDELPQQATFAGRQEGVYAFTGLTNLDSDAMKRLAACIVWTLGMADIGGPYHLSFDGNPVRARETEDMDLTVDNFAEYNPQATGNSFDTSYALVGGQLVNISDNKVVPVPRPIGQLVNVESLSISAKTDAVAAVRSSGEGEQRESELLIGSMNTEMQSKIKSKTLSKPTFEPTASSLWTVVDGKKIARISRSNDSGEIVQTEVDTTSLGDHGDISMLQLSHAGSRAALVMDGKVYIGVVSRPNVGERELANVIELMPSLEDAVISIDWQSDGTLLVGTSNPEAPVWVVAPDGSSATPLPGANLDAPVVSVTSNSTTIFATDARATMEIRRDLQEATFWREVPGLEGVRAPVVVPN